One window of Rubrobacter aplysinae genomic DNA carries:
- a CDS encoding BCCT family transporter — MMEQVGRALGLRTNPVVFFTSALFIVLFVAFGVFFSGAMTAVFGATAGWLSANLGWLYILTVTLIVLFVLILGFSRYGKLRLGPDGARPQFGNYAWFAMLFTAGIGSVLMFYGVAGPVSHYAANPMEIGNNADKAQAALNFSLYHYGLHAWGVFGLAGLSLGYFAYRRGMPLRLRSAFYPIFGNRIHGPIGHVIDIFTVLGTVFGVAVTLGLAGSQVNIGVSRTLGISESTLLQVLIIAGITAVAVVSVALGLERGISRLGQTNMALAILLLAFVIVAGPTVFLLQNFVQSIGYYFQNFVQFSFWNQAYNDDGWQGSWTVFIWAWQISWAPFVGMFIARISYGRTIREFVLGVLFAPLLFTIFWFSTFGGTALNSVLGGNGNLTQVVTAEGGIRAALFAMLETLPLATLSSILALAVICIFFVTSADSASLVLDTLTSGDSENSLTRQRVFWAVSLGAIAIVLLLAGGLDALSNVVTTTGLPFLVILAVMCFSLLRGLRSEEESSPETDGEPGAAQPAGETGGAAVHSGAQERSLLAEGQSSQAQTRTNDPR, encoded by the coding sequence ATGATGGAGCAGGTAGGACGTGCCTTGGGTCTTAGGACGAATCCGGTGGTGTTCTTTACTTCGGCGCTCTTTATCGTCTTGTTCGTCGCTTTTGGGGTCTTCTTTTCGGGGGCCATGACCGCGGTTTTCGGTGCCACCGCGGGGTGGCTATCTGCGAACCTCGGCTGGCTGTACATATTGACGGTGACCTTGATAGTGCTCTTCGTGCTCATACTGGGCTTTAGCCGCTACGGGAAGCTGCGGCTCGGGCCCGACGGAGCCCGGCCCCAGTTCGGGAACTATGCCTGGTTCGCGATGCTCTTTACCGCCGGGATCGGCAGCGTGCTCATGTTCTACGGCGTGGCGGGGCCGGTATCCCACTACGCGGCCAACCCGATGGAGATTGGCAACAACGCCGACAAGGCTCAGGCCGCCCTTAACTTCTCGCTGTATCACTACGGGCTCCACGCCTGGGGCGTATTCGGGCTGGCGGGGCTGTCTCTGGGCTATTTCGCCTACCGGCGCGGGATGCCCCTGAGGCTGCGCTCGGCCTTCTATCCGATTTTCGGTAACAGGATCCACGGCCCCATAGGTCACGTAATAGACATCTTCACCGTTCTGGGTACCGTGTTCGGCGTGGCCGTTACGCTCGGCCTGGCGGGATCTCAGGTCAACATCGGCGTCAGCCGGACGCTGGGCATCAGCGAGTCTACCCTGTTGCAGGTCTTGATCATCGCCGGGATCACGGCGGTCGCGGTGGTCTCGGTTGCCCTTGGTCTCGAACGCGGCATTAGCAGGCTCGGCCAGACGAACATGGCGCTGGCGATCCTGCTTTTGGCGTTCGTGATCGTGGCCGGACCCACCGTCTTCTTGTTGCAGAACTTCGTCCAGAGCATCGGCTACTATTTCCAGAACTTCGTCCAGTTCTCCTTCTGGAACCAGGCGTACAACGACGACGGTTGGCAGGGTAGCTGGACGGTCTTCATCTGGGCCTGGCAGATCTCCTGGGCCCCGTTCGTGGGCATGTTCATCGCGAGGATCTCCTACGGACGTACGATCCGGGAGTTCGTACTGGGGGTGCTATTCGCACCGCTGCTCTTCACGATCTTCTGGTTCAGCACGTTTGGCGGGACCGCGCTCAACTCCGTGCTCGGTGGTAACGGTAACCTCACGCAGGTCGTCACCGCGGAGGGCGGGATACGCGCCGCCCTCTTCGCCATGCTGGAGACCCTGCCCCTGGCCACCCTGAGCTCGATACTGGCCCTCGCTGTTATCTGCATATTCTTCGTCACCTCTGCCGACTCGGCCTCGTTGGTCCTGGACACATTGACCTCGGGCGATAGCGAGAACTCGCTAACCCGCCAACGTGTCTTCTGGGCGGTCTCTCTGGGCGCCATCGCCATCGTGCTACTGCTGGCGGGGGGCCTCGACGCCCTCTCAAACGTGGTCACCACCACCGGGCTTCCCTTCCTGGTCATCCTGGCCGTTATGTGCTTCAGCCTGCTGCGGGGCCTGCGCAGCGAGGAAGAGTCCTCCCCCGAGACGGACGGAGAGCCCGGAGCGGCGCAGCCGGCCGGCGAGACGGGAGGAGCGGCCGTGCACAGCGGTGCCCAGGAGCGGTCGCTGCTGGCAGAGGGTCAGTCGTCGCAGGCGCAAACCAGAACCAACGATCCTCGATAA
- the ald gene encoding alanine dehydrogenase, translating to MARVIGIPSEVKDSERRVGLQPDGAAELVHQGHEVLVQEGAGVGAGFSDSEYEKAGAKLVSTPGEVFEAAGLIVKVKEPVPSEYDLFKEGQELFTYLHLAADKGLTEFLMQRKIASIAYETVELDDGSLPLLTPMSEVAGRMATQAAAHSLENTSGGAGLLLGGVPGTPAARVTIIGGGVSGTEAAKIAVGMRAVVRVMDINPKRLAYLSDIFEGRVDLVTPNRARTAAYVAESDVVIGAVLVAGAKAPKLVSREMVASMRPGSVVADIAIDQGGCIETSRPTTHSEPTYIEEGVVHYCVANIPGAVARTSTLALTSATLPYLARVAESGIEGAAAADPVLAKGLSTLGGELVSEPVAEAHGLEYSRYEANEVSG from the coding sequence TTGGCCAGGGTCATAGGCATACCGTCGGAGGTAAAGGACAGCGAGCGGCGGGTCGGGCTGCAGCCCGACGGGGCCGCGGAGCTAGTCCATCAGGGCCACGAGGTACTGGTCCAGGAAGGCGCCGGGGTGGGGGCGGGCTTCTCCGACTCCGAGTACGAAAAAGCCGGGGCCAAGCTAGTCTCCACCCCCGGAGAGGTCTTCGAGGCGGCGGGCCTCATAGTAAAGGTCAAAGAGCCCGTACCTTCCGAGTACGACCTCTTCAAGGAGGGCCAGGAGCTCTTCACCTACCTGCATCTGGCCGCGGACAAGGGCCTCACCGAGTTTCTAATGCAGCGAAAGATAGCCTCAATAGCCTACGAGACTGTAGAGCTAGATGACGGCTCCCTGCCGCTACTCACCCCGATGAGCGAGGTCGCCGGGAGAATGGCCACCCAGGCCGCGGCCCACTCTTTGGAGAACACCTCCGGAGGCGCGGGGCTCCTGCTCGGAGGGGTGCCCGGCACCCCGGCGGCAAGGGTCACGATCATAGGCGGGGGCGTATCTGGTACGGAGGCGGCGAAGATAGCCGTGGGTATGCGGGCCGTGGTGAGGGTAATGGACATAAACCCAAAGAGGCTCGCCTACCTCTCTGACATCTTCGAGGGCAGGGTGGACCTCGTAACCCCGAACAGGGCCAGGACCGCCGCCTACGTCGCCGAGAGTGACGTGGTAATAGGAGCCGTGCTGGTAGCCGGAGCCAAGGCCCCTAAGCTGGTATCCAGAGAGATGGTCGCCTCGATGAGGCCCGGAAGTGTGGTGGCCGACATCGCAATAGATCAGGGCGGGTGCATAGAGACCTCCCGCCCGACCACACACTCAGAGCCGACCTACATAGAGGAAGGCGTGGTCCACTACTGCGTGGCGAACATCCCGGGAGCGGTGGCGAGGACCTCCACGCTGGCGCTAACCAGCGCGACCTTGCCGTATCTGGCCAGGGTGGCGGAGAGTGGCATAGAGGGAGCGGCGGCGGCAGACCCGGTGCTCGCAAAGGGGCTCTCCACTCTTGGAGGCGAGCTGGTCTCGGAGCCCGTGGCCGAGGCCCACGGCCTGGAGTATAGTCGGTACGAGGCTAACGAGGTCAGCGGGTAG
- a CDS encoding aspartate aminotransferase family protein yields MDTRQTEEATTQEHGQHNNQHNQHNQELAEKDRRYVWHAMARHTEDGPPAPMMVESGQGAWVTDTAGNRYLDGMSGLWCVNAGYGREELAKAAYDQLVKLPYYPLTGSHEPAVELGEKLNRWLDPSGQSEYVIFYSNSGSEANETAFKIARQYHEQNGQTDRWKFVSRYRAYHGNGFGSLAATGQAQRKYRYEPLAPGFLHVQPPDTYRCEYCGGRAAGNECGKDCAVRYARQIERVILYELPETVAAVIMEPIITGGGVITPPQDYMAEVRRICDETGVLLISDEVICGFGRTGENFGFQNYLGSGNKENAPDIVTMAKGITSGYLPLSATAVKREIYEAFAGTGLYDNLRHVNTFGGNPAACALAVKNLEVMEKEELPKRSKEMGEKLYEELEEIKDHPNVGDLRHRGLLFGIEMVEDKQSGAPSQEKTAALLAACKKRGLIAGKNGDTVAGYNNIVALSPPLSLTGEDLEFISGTLKETVADL; encoded by the coding sequence ATGGATACTCGGCAGACCGAAGAGGCCACCACCCAGGAGCACGGCCAGCATAACAACCAGCACAACCAACACAATCAGGAGTTGGCGGAGAAGGACCGGCGGTACGTGTGGCACGCGATGGCCCGCCACACCGAAGATGGTCCCCCGGCCCCGATGATGGTAGAGAGCGGACAGGGCGCCTGGGTCACCGACACGGCGGGAAACCGCTATCTGGACGGCATGAGCGGGCTGTGGTGCGTGAACGCCGGCTACGGCAGGGAAGAGCTCGCAAAGGCAGCCTACGATCAGCTCGTGAAGCTGCCGTACTACCCGCTCACCGGCTCGCACGAGCCGGCGGTAGAGCTCGGAGAGAAGCTGAACCGGTGGCTGGACCCTTCAGGGCAGTCTGAATACGTAATCTTCTACTCGAATTCGGGCTCCGAGGCAAACGAGACGGCGTTCAAGATAGCCCGTCAGTACCACGAGCAGAACGGACAGACGGACCGCTGGAAGTTCGTCTCTCGGTACCGGGCCTACCACGGCAACGGCTTCGGCTCTCTGGCGGCCACCGGCCAGGCCCAGCGCAAGTACCGCTACGAGCCCCTGGCGCCGGGATTCTTGCACGTACAGCCACCGGACACCTACCGCTGCGAGTACTGTGGTGGCCGGGCGGCGGGTAACGAGTGCGGTAAGGATTGCGCCGTGAGGTACGCCCGCCAGATCGAGCGCGTGATCCTCTACGAGCTGCCAGAGACCGTCGCGGCCGTGATCATGGAGCCGATCATCACCGGCGGCGGCGTCATAACCCCGCCGCAAGACTACATGGCCGAGGTAAGGCGCATCTGCGACGAGACCGGGGTGCTACTCATCTCGGACGAGGTCATCTGCGGCTTCGGCCGAACCGGCGAGAACTTCGGCTTCCAGAACTATCTAGGTTCAGGCAACAAAGAAAACGCCCCGGACATCGTGACGATGGCCAAGGGCATCACGAGCGGCTACCTCCCACTGTCGGCCACGGCGGTAAAGCGTGAGATCTACGAGGCTTTCGCCGGAACCGGCCTCTACGACAACCTCCGCCACGTAAACACCTTCGGCGGCAACCCGGCGGCCTGCGCGCTGGCCGTAAAGAACCTCGAGGTAATGGAAAAAGAAGAGCTGCCAAAACGTTCAAAGGAGATGGGCGAGAAGCTCTACGAAGAGCTAGAGGAGATAAAGGACCATCCAAACGTAGGTGACCTCCGCCACCGGGGACTCCTGTTCGGCATAGAGATGGTAGAGGACAAACAGAGCGGAGCCCCCTCCCAGGAGAAGACCGCCGCCTTGCTAGCGGCCTGCAAAAAGCGCGGGCTCATAGCCGGCAAGAACGGAGACACCGTGGCCGGCTACAACAACATCGTCGCCCTCTCACCGCCGCTGTCTTTGACCGGCGAAGACCTGGAGTTTATCTCCGGCACGCTCAAGGAGACGGTCGCGGACTTATAG
- a CDS encoding NAD-dependent succinate-semialdehyde dehydrogenase produces the protein MIQTAEKLFVGGEWHGARSGRTFEVANPANGETIATLPDADREDMQRAIDAAAAVQAEWSERPAQDRAAILERAAALMHERKEHLARTMTLEQGKPIAESRGEIVYAASFLEWFAGEARRVYGDTIPASSSGKRILVIKRPVGVSAAITPWNFPAAMITRKLAPAIAAGCTMVIKPSELTPLSALELAKIFEEAGLPKGVLSVATGLDAAAVTSAIMEEWRVRKLSFTGSTPTGKLLMKQAADTMKRLSLELGGHAPFIVFDDADLESAVQGAIASKMRNAGQTCVCANRIYVQSGIVEEFTCRLTEEMAAMKVGNGLEEGVGVGPLIGPGAVEKVERHVADAKEKGARVILGGERAEVGGGGYFYEPTVITGVTDDMLVSDEETFGPVAALMSFDTEEEVIGRANDTRYGLSGYYYTRDVGRVMRLAESLEYGILGANDGMPSVAQAPFGGIKESGFGREGGSQGIEEYLDIKYVSMGGIESSS, from the coding sequence ATGATACAAACCGCAGAGAAGCTGTTCGTGGGCGGCGAGTGGCATGGGGCGCGCTCCGGGCGGACCTTCGAGGTCGCCAACCCTGCAAACGGGGAGACCATAGCCACCCTGCCCGATGCGGACCGGGAGGACATGCAGCGCGCCATAGACGCCGCGGCCGCCGTACAGGCAGAGTGGTCGGAGCGACCGGCGCAAGACCGGGCCGCCATCCTCGAGCGCGCCGCGGCCCTGATGCACGAGCGCAAGGAGCACCTCGCAAGGACGATGACCCTGGAGCAGGGCAAGCCCATAGCGGAATCCCGGGGCGAGATCGTCTACGCCGCCTCCTTCCTGGAGTGGTTCGCGGGAGAGGCGCGTAGGGTCTACGGAGATACCATCCCCGCCTCCTCTTCCGGCAAGCGCATACTCGTCATAAAGCGTCCCGTGGGGGTGAGTGCTGCGATAACGCCCTGGAACTTCCCGGCGGCGATGATCACGCGCAAGCTCGCTCCGGCGATAGCCGCCGGCTGCACGATGGTCATAAAGCCCTCCGAGCTCACCCCGCTCTCCGCCCTGGAGCTGGCGAAGATCTTCGAGGAGGCCGGGCTACCCAAAGGCGTGCTCTCGGTGGCTACCGGCCTCGACGCCGCCGCCGTCACGAGCGCCATCATGGAGGAGTGGCGGGTGCGCAAGCTCTCCTTTACCGGCTCCACCCCGACCGGGAAACTTCTCATGAAGCAGGCCGCGGACACCATGAAGCGTCTCTCCCTGGAGCTCGGCGGACACGCCCCGTTCATAGTCTTCGACGATGCCGACCTCGAATCCGCCGTGCAGGGTGCCATAGCCTCCAAGATGCGCAATGCCGGCCAGACCTGTGTGTGCGCCAACCGCATCTACGTCCAGAGCGGTATCGTGGAAGAGTTCACCTGCAGGCTCACCGAGGAGATGGCCGCGATGAAGGTCGGCAACGGCCTCGAAGAAGGCGTCGGCGTTGGGCCCCTGATCGGTCCCGGAGCGGTAGAGAAGGTCGAGCGTCACGTCGCCGACGCCAAGGAGAAGGGCGCCCGGGTAATACTGGGAGGCGAGCGGGCCGAGGTGGGTGGCGGCGGATACTTCTACGAGCCGACCGTGATCACGGGCGTGACGGACGACATGCTCGTCTCAGACGAAGAGACCTTTGGCCCTGTGGCGGCGCTGATGAGCTTTGACACCGAAGAGGAGGTCATCGGCCGCGCAAACGACACGCGGTACGGCCTCTCGGGCTACTACTACACCCGTGATGTGGGCCGCGTGATGCGCCTCGCAGAAAGCCTGGAGTACGGCATCCTCGGGGCCAACGACGGCATGCCCTCCGTCGCCCAGGCCCCGTTTGGCGGAATAAAGGAGTCCGGCTTCGGACGTGAGGGCGGCAGCCAGGGCATAGAGGAGTACCTGGACATAAAGTACGTCTCTATGGGCGGCATCGAGAGTAGTAGCTAA
- a CDS encoding FAD-binding and (Fe-S)-binding domain-containing protein — translation MTSSVNSVVHDDLQGDLQDLQGRLHAALDGRLDGGLYTDDASRSLWSTDASIYLRRPEGVVVARSEEDVRLALAAARELGLAITPRGTGTSLAGQATAPGLALDVSGMCDILEVDVENRRCVVEPGVIQGELNARVASDGLVFGADTSTSDVATLGGMVGNDSAGMRSVVYGTTADQILSLRCILANGETAELRPMAREEAERRARENEDAEAVLLRGALEIGERHHEEIRRRFPEMIRRVSGYGLDALVEEDTVDLTRLVCGSEGTLALVTRAELRLHPLPAHRALASFQFDSLALSARATVELLEEEPSAIELLDEVAIRAAREAPAYRESTSFVRGEPRALLLVEWSGDKRDLDRRFEGLEELGNRVGATEVVPLRGSAEMAQTVKLRKSTLPLLLGTNNKEKPVAFVEDAAVPPDRLEEFITRFEEIVHRNGTWACFYGHASVGTLHVRPALDTREPEGVARMRRIGEEVAALVRELGGSISGEHGDGLSRSEFLTMLYGEEIVTAFGEVKRLFDLGGVLNPGVIVDVPPVARLQKMDENLRIGPGHKRLPLKTGLDFSAQGGFHHAVELCNGSGFCRKKSGGTMCPSYMATLQEEDTTRARANMLRSVLDGTLPPEELTGDRMKEVMDLCVGCKACKSECPSQVDVASMKTEVLYQTGKEHGFSLRQKGAGHVRRSLALASKTPRLYNALASTGLARRAASLAGIDSRRNLPKVTEKVFSRRFPRLPQGAGAEVALFNDTWNEYQRPEIGEGAVRVLAAAGARVSLPEVVCCGRPMLSEGLIDEARKNARRNLGLLTPLIDAGTPLVGLEPSCILTMRDDYAKLLPGDERVAKLAGLTRLFEEALLELTDAGAAPDFKEGPPVLLHGHCHQKALVGTGPMERALALSGAEVETVDSGCCGMAGLFGYEKGHYEASMQMGERKLLPAVRESEDREVVAPGTSCREQISDGAGRRALHPAEYLGNRLPR, via the coding sequence ATGACGAGCTCCGTAAACTCCGTGGTGCACGACGACCTCCAGGGCGACCTCCAGGACTTGCAAGGCCGCCTGCACGCCGCACTCGACGGCAGGCTGGACGGCGGCCTGTACACGGACGATGCCTCGCGCTCTTTGTGGTCCACGGACGCCTCTATCTACCTCCGCCGGCCCGAGGGGGTGGTCGTGGCCCGCTCGGAGGAGGACGTGCGGCTGGCGCTCGCGGCTGCTAGAGAGCTCGGGCTCGCCATCACGCCCCGGGGCACCGGCACCTCCCTGGCCGGGCAGGCGACGGCTCCGGGTCTGGCCCTGGACGTGTCGGGGATGTGCGACATCCTTGAGGTGGACGTCGAGAACCGGCGCTGCGTCGTGGAGCCCGGCGTCATACAGGGCGAGCTCAACGCCCGGGTGGCGTCCGACGGGCTCGTGTTCGGGGCGGACACCTCTACCTCGGACGTCGCGACCCTGGGGGGCATGGTCGGCAACGACTCCGCTGGGATGCGCTCGGTGGTCTACGGCACGACCGCGGACCAGATCCTCTCCCTGCGCTGCATCCTGGCGAACGGCGAGACGGCCGAGCTCCGGCCTATGGCCCGCGAGGAGGCCGAACGCAGAGCCCGGGAGAACGAGGACGCCGAAGCGGTCCTGCTCCGGGGCGCCCTGGAGATAGGAGAGCGCCACCACGAAGAGATTCGGCGCCGGTTCCCCGAGATGATCCGGCGCGTCTCCGGCTACGGCCTCGACGCCCTGGTAGAGGAAGATACCGTGGATCTCACGCGGCTCGTGTGCGGGTCTGAGGGCACCCTGGCCCTCGTTACCCGGGCCGAGCTCAGGCTGCACCCGCTGCCGGCGCATAGAGCCCTCGCCTCCTTCCAGTTCGACTCTCTGGCCCTCTCCGCCCGCGCAACCGTCGAGCTGTTAGAGGAAGAACCTTCGGCCATAGAGCTCCTGGACGAGGTGGCGATACGCGCCGCCCGCGAGGCCCCGGCCTACCGCGAGTCCACGAGCTTCGTCCGCGGCGAGCCTCGGGCGCTGCTCCTGGTGGAGTGGAGCGGAGACAAGAGGGATCTCGACCGGCGCTTCGAGGGCCTGGAGGAGCTCGGCAACCGCGTCGGGGCGACCGAGGTCGTGCCCCTCAGAGGCTCCGCCGAGATGGCCCAGACGGTCAAGCTGCGCAAGTCCACCCTGCCTCTCTTGCTCGGCACCAACAACAAGGAGAAGCCGGTCGCCTTCGTCGAGGACGCCGCCGTGCCGCCCGACAGGCTTGAGGAGTTCATTACCCGCTTCGAGGAGATAGTCCACCGTAACGGCACCTGGGCCTGCTTCTACGGCCACGCGAGCGTGGGCACCCTGCACGTCAGGCCCGCGCTGGATACCCGCGAGCCCGAGGGCGTCGCGAGGATGCGACGTATCGGGGAGGAGGTAGCCGCTCTAGTGCGGGAGCTTGGGGGTTCGATCTCCGGCGAGCACGGCGACGGCCTCTCGCGCTCGGAGTTTCTCACCATGCTCTACGGCGAGGAGATCGTCACGGCTTTCGGGGAGGTAAAGCGGCTCTTCGATCTCGGTGGCGTGCTGAACCCGGGCGTGATCGTGGACGTTCCTCCGGTCGCTAGACTCCAGAAGATGGACGAGAACCTGCGCATCGGGCCCGGGCACAAACGGCTGCCACTAAAGACCGGCCTGGACTTCTCCGCCCAGGGCGGCTTCCATCACGCCGTGGAGCTGTGTAACGGGTCCGGCTTCTGCCGCAAGAAGAGTGGCGGCACCATGTGCCCCTCCTACATGGCCACCCTTCAAGAGGAGGACACGACCCGCGCCCGGGCAAACATGCTCCGCTCCGTCCTCGACGGCACCTTGCCCCCCGAGGAGCTCACCGGGGACAGGATGAAGGAGGTGATGGACCTCTGCGTGGGCTGCAAGGCATGCAAGAGCGAGTGCCCCTCGCAGGTAGACGTCGCCTCGATGAAGACCGAGGTTCTGTACCAGACCGGCAAAGAGCACGGTTTCAGCCTCCGCCAGAAAGGCGCCGGTCACGTCCGACGCAGCCTGGCCCTGGCCTCGAAGACGCCACGCCTGTACAACGCCCTCGCCTCCACCGGCCTCGCCCGCCGCGCCGCCTCACTCGCCGGCATAGACTCCCGGCGCAACCTGCCCAAAGTCACGGAGAAGGTGTTCTCAAGGCGCTTCCCACGGCTTCCCCAGGGAGCCGGCGCCGAGGTCGCGCTGTTCAACGATACCTGGAACGAGTACCAGAGACCCGAGATCGGGGAAGGGGCCGTGCGGGTGCTCGCCGCCGCCGGTGCACGGGTCAGCCTGCCCGAGGTGGTCTGCTGCGGACGCCCGATGCTTTCGGAGGGTCTTATAGACGAGGCCCGTAAAAACGCCCGACGCAACCTGGGTCTCCTTACGCCGCTCATAGACGCCGGCACCCCGCTGGTGGGGCTGGAGCCGAGCTGTATCCTGACCATGCGCGACGACTACGCCAAGCTCCTGCCCGGCGACGAGCGGGTGGCGAAGCTAGCCGGCCTCACCCGCCTGTTCGAGGAAGCCTTACTAGAGCTGACCGACGCCGGAGCCGCCCCGGACTTCAAGGAAGGGCCGCCGGTCCTGCTACACGGCCACTGCCACCAGAAGGCCCTGGTCGGGACCGGCCCGATGGAGCGCGCCCTGGCCCTTAGCGGGGCCGAGGTTGAGACGGTGGACTCCGGATGCTGCGGCATGGCCGGGCTCTTTGGCTACGAGAAGGGCCACTACGAGGCCTCGATGCAGATGGGCGAAAGAAAGCTCCTGCCCGCGGTGCGGGAGAGTGAGGACCGCGAGGTCGTGGCCCCGGGCACCTCCTGCCGGGAGCAGATCTCCGACGGCGCCGGACGCCGGGCCCTGCACCCGGCGGAGTACCTGGGGAACAGGCTACCCCGCTAG
- a CDS encoding hemerythrin domain-containing protein yields the protein MKRHPYLREFSDDHHQGLVMARRLRKAASGEEQPGQVAGTFLEFWKEETEPHFVKEENALLPVLARSGMRLDNESLVSMFVQHHYIRTLAARLELDLTRQDVKHETLGELGELLDKHIRLEEREVFPMIEEALTEEALKEVADRLAGE from the coding sequence ATGAAGCGTCACCCGTATCTTCGGGAGTTCTCGGACGACCATCATCAGGGGCTGGTCATGGCCCGGCGACTGAGAAAGGCTGCGTCCGGAGAAGAGCAGCCGGGGCAGGTTGCGGGTACCTTCCTGGAGTTCTGGAAGGAAGAGACAGAGCCCCACTTCGTCAAGGAAGAGAACGCGCTTTTGCCGGTGCTGGCACGCTCCGGTATGAGGCTCGACAACGAGTCGCTGGTGAGCATGTTCGTCCAGCATCACTATATTCGTACTCTCGCGGCGCGGCTGGAGTTGGATCTCACGCGGCAAGACGTTAAGCACGAAACCCTCGGGGAGCTAGGTGAGCTACTCGATAAACACATCCGCCTCGAGGAGCGTGAAGTCTTCCCGATGATAGAAGAAGCCCTTACCGAAGAGGCGCTAAAAGAGGTCGCGGACAGGCTCGCTGGTGAGTAG
- a CDS encoding cupin domain-containing protein — protein sequence MEEGEDLNANLVRFSSTGGIGKHTNEEVDVILVGVSGLGSVVIDGEKHGLAAGELVFVPKGVSREIQSASEDFAYLSIHRRRGPIRLGDKAHRRVREVRAGESDGGGE from the coding sequence TTGGAGGAGGGTGAGGACCTCAACGCCAACCTCGTACGGTTTTCTTCCACGGGAGGTATCGGTAAACACACGAATGAAGAGGTGGATGTAATCCTGGTCGGGGTATCCGGTCTCGGGAGCGTGGTGATTGACGGTGAGAAGCACGGTCTTGCGGCGGGAGAGCTGGTTTTTGTGCCCAAGGGTGTGAGCAGGGAGATCCAGAGCGCCTCGGAAGATTTCGCCTACCTGAGCATCCATCGTCGCCGAGGCCCGATAAGGCTCGGAGATAAAGCACACAGGAGGGTACGAGAGGTGCGGGCGGGCGAGTCTGACGGGGGTGGGGAATGA
- a CDS encoding cupin domain-containing protein translates to MSSRPHPGSERPLHGPLQSFDLEAEASRLRREEAWREGKRNSITLRKGEGMNVVLLVMKAGDRLEEHSAPGPFSLSVRQGRIRFATTEETTEAAAGTLLTCDAEVRHTVEALEEAVCLLTVAGAGGSPGAESSE, encoded by the coding sequence ATGTCGAGTAGGCCACATCCCGGCTCGGAGCGGCCCCTGCACGGGCCGCTGCAAAGTTTCGACCTGGAGGCCGAGGCGTCTCGGCTGCGTAGGGAGGAAGCCTGGCGGGAGGGCAAGCGCAACTCCATTACCCTGCGCAAGGGCGAGGGGATGAACGTGGTGCTCCTGGTCATGAAGGCCGGTGACAGGCTTGAGGAGCATTCCGCGCCCGGCCCCTTCAGCCTGAGCGTGCGGCAGGGGCGCATTCGTTTCGCTACTACGGAGGAGACTACAGAGGCCGCCGCCGGGACTCTCTTAACATGCGACGCCGAAGTGCGGCACACGGTAGAGGCCCTGGAGGAGGCGGTGTGTCTGCTCACCGTGGCAGGCGCCGGGGGGAGCCCCGGGGCAGAGTCCTCTGAGTAA
- a CDS encoding RrF2 family transcriptional regulator, with the protein MRLELSSEGRYAMRALVYLARFGERVNADTIAAEAKIPRRLLARILARLSHAGLVQSHAGRGGGSTLARPPEEITLRDAVEAAEGPFKVTRCIMKDRNCGEGRPCAMHDAWEEGQGAILEYLGSQTLDEFVSETAAGAFPLETS; encoded by the coding sequence ATGAGACTCGAACTGAGTAGTGAGGGACGCTACGCCATGCGGGCGTTGGTATATCTGGCCCGGTTCGGAGAGCGGGTCAACGCGGACACCATAGCGGCCGAGGCCAAAATACCGCGGCGGCTCTTGGCGCGCATCCTGGCCCGGCTCTCTCACGCCGGCCTCGTACAGAGCCACGCCGGACGCGGTGGCGGCTCCACACTCGCCAGGCCGCCGGAGGAGATTACGCTCCGCGACGCCGTCGAGGCCGCAGAAGGACCGTTCAAGGTTACGAGGTGCATTATGAAGGACCGCAACTGTGGCGAGGGCAGGCCGTGCGCAATGCACGACGCCTGGGAGGAGGGACAGGGTGCCATCCTGGAGTACCTGGGCTCTCAGACCCTGGATGAGTTCGTCTCCGAAACGGCAGCCGGAGCCTTCCCGCTGGAGACCAGCTAG